The following are encoded together in the Nocardioides sp. Arc9.136 genome:
- the yidD gene encoding membrane protein insertion efficiency factor YidD — protein sequence MVKHVLIALLRGYRAVISPLYGQVCRYHPSCSAYALEAVTVHGSIRGTWLAVRRLGRCHPWAAGGYDPVPQRPARGRTGTPTTQQGA from the coding sequence CTGGTGAAGCACGTCCTCATCGCGCTGCTGCGCGGCTACCGGGCCGTGATCAGTCCCCTCTACGGGCAGGTCTGCCGCTACCACCCGTCGTGCTCGGCGTACGCGCTCGAGGCGGTCACGGTGCACGGCAGCATCCGCGGCACGTGGCTCGCCGTGCGCCGGCTCGGTCGCTGCCACCCGTGGGCGGCAGGCGGCTACGACCCCGTCCCCCAACGTCCCGCCCGTGGCCGCACGGGTACCCCGACCACTCAGCAAGGAGCCTGA
- the rnpA gene encoding ribonuclease P protein component, translating into MLPPAHRLVDADSFRLATRAGERAGSRTLVVHLWTPVGDADGPPRVGFVVSKAVGNAVVRNRVKRRLRHLAREHVSSLPGSAVLVVRALPAAAGASYDALAEDLARGLRRVVPGPVRS; encoded by the coding sequence GTGCTCCCTCCGGCGCACCGGTTGGTCGACGCGGACTCGTTCCGCCTCGCCACCCGGGCCGGGGAGCGAGCGGGGTCGCGCACACTGGTGGTCCACCTGTGGACGCCGGTGGGCGACGCCGACGGCCCGCCTCGAGTGGGCTTCGTCGTGAGCAAGGCGGTGGGCAACGCCGTCGTCCGGAACCGCGTGAAGCGCCGCCTGCGCCATCTCGCCCGGGAGCACGTCTCGTCGCTCCCGGGCTCTGCTGTGCTCGTGGTCCGAGCGCTCCCGGCCGCTGCCGGTGCGTCGTACGACGCGTTGGCCGAGGACCTGGCCCGGGGGCTGCGTCGTGTGGTGCCCGGCCCGGTGCGGTCGTGA